One genomic segment of Vulpes vulpes isolate BD-2025 chromosome 2, VulVul3, whole genome shotgun sequence includes these proteins:
- the TMEM33 gene encoding transmembrane protein 33 codes for MADAAPNGPQGAGAVQFMMTNKLDTAMWLSRLFTVYCSALFVLPLLGLHEAASFYQRALLANALTSALRLHQRLPHFQLSRAFLAQALLEDSCHYLLYSLIFVNSYPVTMSIFPVLLFSLLHAATYTKKVLDAKGSNSLPLLRSILDKLSANQQNILKFIACNEIFLMPATVFMLFSGQGSLLQPFIYYRFLTLRYSSRRNPYCRTLFNELRIVVEHVIMKPACPLFVRRLCLQSIAFISRLAPTVA; via the exons ATGGCGGATGCGGCCCCGAACGGCCCCCAGGGGGCGGGCGCGGTG caatTCATGATGACCAATAAGCTGGACACAGCAATGTGGCTTTCTCGCTTGTTCACAGTTTACTGTTCTGCTTTGTTTGTCCTGCCTCTTCTTGG GTTGCATGAAGCTGCAAGCTTTTACCAGCGTGCTTTACTGGCAAATGCTCTTACCAGTGCTCTGAGGCTGCACCAAAGATTACCACATTTCCAGTTAAGCAGAGCATTCCTGGCCCAGGCTCTATTAGAAGACAGCTGCCACTACCTGCTGTACTCACTCATTTTTGTCAATTCCTACCCTGTTACAA TGAGTATTTTTCCAGTCTTGTTGTTCTCTTTGCTTCATGCTGCCACATACACGAAAAAGGTCCTTGAT GCAAAGGGTTCAAATAGTTTACCTCTGCTGAGATCTATCTTGGATAAATTAAGTGCTAATCAACAGAATATCCTGAAATTCATTGCTTGTAATGAAATATTCTTGATGCCTGCTACAGTTTTTATGCTTTTTAG tggtcaAGGAAGTTTGCTCCAGCCTTTTATATACTACAGATTTCTTACTCTTCGATATTCCTCTCGAAGAAATCCATATTGTCG GACCTTGTTTAATGAACTGAGGATTGTTGTTGAACATGTAATAATGAAACCGGCTTGCCCACTGTTTGTGAGAAGACTTTGTCTCCAGAGTATTGCTTTTATAAGCAGACTGGCACCAACAGTTGCGTAG